One window of the Shewanella khirikhana genome contains the following:
- a CDS encoding isovaleryl-CoA dehydrogenase produces the protein MSHLYSTLNFGLGEDVDMLRDAVYEFAKGEIAPLAEKVDRDNAFPNELWAKFGDMGLLGVTVAEEYGGVNMGYLAHVVAMEEISRASASIGLSYGAHSNLCVNQIHRNGNEAQRAKYLPKLISGEHIGALAMSEPNAGSDVVSMKLHARKQGDRYILNGNKMWITNGPDAHTYVIYAKTDLDKGPHGITAFIVERGFKGFSQAQKLDKLGMRGSNTCELVFEDCEVPEENILGGLNNGVKVLMSGLDYERVVLSGGPLGIMTACMDIVVPYVHERVQFGKSIGEFQLVQGKLADMYTGMNAAKSYVYNVARACDRGETTRKDAAGVILYAAELATKMALDAIQLLGGNGYVNEYATGRLLRDAKLYEIGAGTSEIRRMLIGRELFNETK, from the coding sequence ATGAGCCACCTGTACTCTACTCTCAACTTTGGACTCGGTGAAGACGTGGATATGCTGCGGGACGCAGTATACGAATTTGCCAAGGGTGAAATTGCACCGCTGGCCGAAAAGGTCGACCGCGACAATGCATTCCCCAACGAGCTGTGGGCAAAATTCGGTGACATGGGCCTGCTCGGCGTCACCGTGGCCGAAGAATACGGCGGCGTCAACATGGGTTACCTCGCCCACGTGGTGGCCATGGAAGAAATCAGCCGCGCCTCGGCCTCGATTGGCCTGTCTTACGGCGCCCACTCCAACCTGTGCGTCAACCAAATTCACCGCAACGGCAACGAAGCCCAGCGCGCCAAGTACCTGCCAAAACTCATCAGCGGTGAGCACATAGGCGCCCTGGCCATGAGTGAGCCAAACGCCGGCTCCGACGTGGTATCCATGAAGCTGCACGCCCGCAAACAAGGCGATCGTTACATCCTCAACGGCAACAAGATGTGGATCACCAACGGCCCAGATGCCCACACCTATGTGATTTACGCCAAGACCGACCTCGACAAGGGCCCCCACGGCATCACCGCCTTTATCGTTGAGCGCGGCTTCAAGGGCTTCTCCCAGGCGCAAAAGCTCGACAAGCTGGGTATGCGCGGCTCCAACACCTGTGAGCTGGTATTTGAAGACTGCGAAGTACCGGAAGAAAACATCCTCGGCGGCCTCAACAACGGCGTCAAAGTGCTGATGAGTGGCCTGGATTACGAGCGCGTGGTGCTCTCCGGTGGCCCGCTGGGCATTATGACCGCCTGTATGGATATCGTGGTGCCTTACGTACACGAGCGGGTGCAGTTCGGTAAATCCATTGGTGAGTTCCAGTTGGTACAGGGCAAGCTTGCCGACATGTACACCGGCATGAACGCGGCCAAATCCTACGTGTACAACGTGGCCCGCGCCTGTGACCGCGGCGAAACCACCCGTAAAGATGCCGCCGGTGTGATTCTCTACGCCGCCGAATTGGCCACCAAGATGGCGCTGGATGCGATTCAGCTGCTCGGCGGTAACGGCTACGTCAATGAGTACGCCACCGGCCGCCTGCTGCGGGATGCCAAGCTGTATGAAATCGGCGCCGGCACCTCGGAAATCCGCCGCATGCTGATTGGCCGTGAGCTGTTTAACGAGACTAAATAA
- a CDS encoding MerR family transcriptional regulator yields MSSNNNAQTSYSISDLSKEFDITTRSIRFYEDQGLLKPKRRGQTRIYSLKDRVRLKLILRGKRLGFSLAETRRLFELYDADKTSVTQLNTMLALIEEKKAALQQQMDDIKVVLMELTSAEAQCRTALDGQQKA; encoded by the coding sequence ATGAGTTCAAACAATAACGCACAAACCAGCTATTCCATCAGTGACTTGTCGAAGGAATTCGACATCACCACCCGCTCTATCCGCTTCTATGAGGATCAGGGCCTGCTGAAGCCAAAACGCCGCGGCCAAACCCGTATTTACAGCCTCAAAGACCGGGTGCGCCTTAAGCTGATTTTGCGCGGCAAGCGCCTGGGCTTTTCGCTGGCCGAAACTCGCCGTTTGTTTGAGCTTTACGATGCCGACAAGACCAGTGTCACCCAGCTGAACACCATGCTGGCACTGATTGAAGAGAAAAAAGCCGCCCTGCAGCAACAGATGGACGACATCAAGGTAGTGCTGATGGAGCTCACCAGCGCCGAGGCCCAGTGCCGCACCGCGCTGGATGGGCAGCAAAAGGCATAA
- a CDS encoding L,D-transpeptidase family protein — protein sequence MIRRHSAKLLPAVLALLLANTAALPTAYALEQAQTASATAAENVRQNTQQAGTPTEAPSAMPLSGSALKLSQLLEPISLGESDTLGAAVLGSPELLVRFYQNRQFAPLWTDPDYSREAIGILDGAADDGLLPADYHAELLKTLQNDDSKALEYELLLTDGIITLGTHLMNGKVNPQTLGRTWNYEEVTVNFGYLAKELDRHVREKSLAQALDTLRPQYQPYRDMKAHLKRMQTLAANQPFAVIPLDATIRPGKPSPSLAAIAERLTLLGYLTKDADAQTNTAANSTTASTSSALTLSSELLQAVKEFQASHSLKPDGVIGKGTMAALNVPFAERAKQIQVNLERARWLSADLSSDFLIVNLAGYQLKLFRENRLDWETDIIIGKVSSKTPLFKSRLKYMVVNPTWTVPRSISREIIWHLKKDPEYLQKKNFVLRTASGAPADSSGIDWQTVNPRSFPYWFVQQPSENNALGQIKFIFPNAHSIYLHDTPAKSLFSQEDRAFSHGCIRVKDPLVLAERLMSPAPNWSPDSLNQSLASGQTKQIFLAEPLDILIMYWTAETRDGKLQFYKDIYKRDQAVADALLGQRHSRIAAAGDPNLL from the coding sequence ATGATCAGAAGACACTCAGCCAAGCTGCTGCCAGCCGTGCTTGCTTTACTGCTTGCCAACACAGCCGCATTGCCGACAGCGTATGCACTGGAGCAGGCACAAACCGCCTCCGCCACTGCCGCAGAAAACGTTCGACAAAATACCCAGCAAGCCGGCACGCCAACCGAAGCGCCATCAGCCATGCCACTCAGCGGCAGCGCGCTGAAGCTGTCGCAGCTGCTCGAACCCATCAGCCTGGGCGAGTCAGATACCCTGGGCGCCGCAGTGCTCGGCAGCCCCGAACTGCTGGTACGCTTTTATCAGAATCGTCAGTTCGCACCGCTGTGGACCGACCCTGACTACAGCCGCGAAGCCATTGGCATTCTGGATGGCGCAGCCGATGATGGCCTGCTGCCTGCCGATTACCATGCAGAACTGCTAAAGACGCTGCAAAACGATGACAGCAAGGCGCTGGAATATGAGTTGCTGCTCACCGACGGCATCATCACCCTGGGCACCCATTTGATGAACGGCAAGGTAAACCCGCAAACCCTGGGTCGCACCTGGAACTATGAAGAAGTCACGGTTAATTTTGGTTATCTGGCCAAGGAGCTAGACCGCCATGTGCGGGAAAAGTCGCTGGCACAGGCGCTGGATACCCTGCGGCCCCAGTATCAGCCTTACCGTGATATGAAGGCGCACTTAAAACGCATGCAAACGTTGGCGGCGAACCAGCCCTTTGCGGTTATTCCCCTTGACGCCACCATACGTCCGGGCAAACCATCACCCAGCCTTGCTGCCATTGCCGAGCGTTTAACGCTGCTTGGCTATCTGACCAAAGATGCGGATGCGCAAACCAATACTGCTGCAAATAGCACCACTGCCAGCACCTCCTCAGCCTTAACCCTCAGTAGCGAACTGCTGCAAGCGGTGAAAGAGTTCCAGGCAAGCCATTCACTCAAACCCGACGGCGTTATTGGCAAGGGCACCATGGCGGCCTTAAACGTGCCTTTTGCCGAGCGGGCCAAACAAATTCAGGTCAATCTTGAGCGGGCCCGCTGGTTGTCGGCTGACTTGTCGTCTGACTTTTTGATTGTGAATCTGGCCGGTTACCAGCTGAAGCTGTTTCGTGAAAATCGCCTCGATTGGGAAACCGACATCATTATCGGCAAGGTGAGTTCAAAAACGCCGCTGTTCAAGTCGCGCCTCAAATACATGGTGGTCAACCCCACCTGGACTGTGCCGCGCTCCATCAGCCGCGAAATCATCTGGCACCTGAAAAAAGACCCTGAATATCTGCAAAAGAAAAACTTCGTGCTGCGCACCGCCTCGGGCGCCCCGGCCGACAGCAGTGGTATCGATTGGCAAACGGTTAACCCAAGAAGCTTCCCCTACTGGTTCGTACAACAGCCGTCGGAGAATAACGCCTTGGGGCAAATCAAGTTTATCTTCCCCAACGCTCACTCGATTTACCTGCACGATACCCCGGCCAAAAGCCTGTTCAGTCAGGAAGACCGCGCCTTCAGCCACGGCTGTATTCGGGTAAAAGACCCACTGGTGCTGGCAGAACGATTAATGTCGCCAGCCCCCAACTGGTCACCGGACAGCCTTAATCAGTCGCTGGCATCCGGGCAAACCAAGCAAATCTTCCTCGCTGAGCCGCTGGATATCCTGATCATGTACTGGACCGCCGAGACTCGTGACGGCAAGCTTCAGTTCTATAAAGATATTTACAAGCGCGATCAGGCTGTGGCCGACGCGCTGCTGGGTCAGCGTCACTCCAGAATTGCCGCCGCAGGCGATCCAAACCTGCTGTAA
- a CDS encoding propionyl-CoA synthetase, which yields MTTITSTSTGKPIDDPAEALRLAARDNPTDYWRQAAALVDWHKTPGTILDDSQAPLYRWYTDGEINTCYNALDRQVAAGRGAQTAFHYVSPVTETEYSISYDECLAQVKRLAGLLVSQGVKAGDRVVIYMPMVPETAYAMLACARIGAIHSVVFGGFAANELASRINDAKPVMVLSASCGVEPSGVVAYKPLLDAALDQASHKVSKCLILQRPQYEAALQQGRDLDWQQSVASAPDADWVPVKSTDPLYVLYTSGTTGQPKGVVRDNGGHAVALAWSMRYIYDIEPGDTFWAASDVGWVVGHSYIVYGPLIAGATSILYEGKPVGTPDAGAFWRTIKKYGVKSFFTAPTAIRAIKREDPDGLQCTSVDLSCLKQMFLAGERCDPDTLVWAQQILGKPVIDHWWQTETGWPVAANLMGIAQTPIKPGSPARPVPGYLVDVVDEAGNSVGAGEYGNVVIRLPLPPGTLPTLWQNDQRYIDSYLSMYPGCYLTGDAGYMDEDGYLYIMSRIDDVINVAGHRLSTGRFEEVLCQHPAVAEAAVIGVEDKLKGQLPLGLVVLKNGVDISEEQLNKELVALVRSEIGPVAAFKLVSAIPKLPKTRSGKILRATMRKIADNQEYAVPATIEDPATLELVRNTLTRMGYGDARV from the coding sequence ATGACAACGATAACAAGCACGAGCACCGGCAAGCCTATTGACGATCCCGCTGAGGCACTGCGTCTGGCGGCGAGAGACAATCCAACCGACTATTGGCGCCAGGCGGCAGCCCTGGTCGACTGGCACAAAACGCCCGGCACCATTCTCGACGACAGTCAGGCGCCGCTGTACCGCTGGTACACAGACGGTGAAATCAACACCTGTTATAACGCGCTTGACCGTCAGGTCGCTGCCGGTCGCGGCGCGCAGACTGCGTTTCATTACGTCAGCCCTGTGACCGAAACCGAATACTCCATCAGCTACGATGAGTGCCTGGCGCAGGTAAAGCGCCTGGCGGGGCTGCTGGTTTCCCAGGGCGTCAAGGCGGGCGATCGGGTGGTGATCTACATGCCCATGGTGCCCGAAACTGCCTATGCCATGCTGGCTTGCGCGCGCATTGGCGCCATTCACTCGGTGGTATTCGGCGGTTTTGCCGCCAATGAACTGGCGAGCCGGATTAACGATGCCAAGCCGGTGATGGTGTTGTCGGCCTCTTGCGGTGTAGAGCCTTCCGGGGTAGTAGCCTATAAGCCACTCTTGGATGCCGCTCTGGATCAGGCGAGTCATAAAGTCAGCAAGTGCCTGATTTTGCAGCGCCCTCAGTATGAAGCGGCGCTGCAGCAGGGACGCGATCTCGATTGGCAGCAGTCGGTGGCCAGTGCGCCGGATGCCGATTGGGTGCCGGTGAAATCCACCGATCCCCTCTACGTGCTGTATACGTCCGGCACCACAGGGCAGCCCAAGGGCGTGGTGCGGGATAACGGAGGCCATGCGGTGGCGCTCGCCTGGTCTATGCGTTACATCTACGACATAGAGCCCGGCGATACCTTCTGGGCGGCGTCAGACGTGGGCTGGGTCGTGGGTCACTCGTATATTGTCTATGGGCCGCTGATAGCGGGCGCCACCTCCATTTTGTATGAAGGCAAGCCAGTGGGCACGCCGGATGCCGGTGCCTTCTGGCGCACCATTAAAAAGTACGGCGTTAAGAGCTTCTTTACTGCGCCTACCGCCATTCGCGCTATCAAGCGGGAAGATCCAGACGGCCTGCAATGCACCTCGGTGGATCTGAGCTGCCTTAAACAGATGTTCCTGGCCGGCGAGCGCTGCGATCCCGACACCCTGGTGTGGGCGCAGCAAATTCTCGGCAAGCCGGTGATTGACCACTGGTGGCAAACCGAAACCGGCTGGCCTGTGGCTGCCAACCTGATGGGGATTGCCCAAACGCCCATTAAACCGGGCTCTCCGGCGCGGCCAGTGCCCGGGTATCTGGTGGATGTGGTGGATGAAGCCGGCAACAGCGTCGGCGCGGGCGAGTACGGCAATGTGGTGATCCGCTTGCCGCTGCCGCCGGGCACCTTGCCAACCCTGTGGCAGAACGACCAGCGCTATATCGACAGTTATCTGTCCATGTACCCTGGCTGTTACCTCACCGGGGATGCCGGTTACATGGATGAAGACGGTTATCTTTACATCATGAGCCGTATCGATGACGTGATAAATGTGGCCGGTCACCGTTTGTCTACCGGACGCTTTGAAGAAGTGCTGTGTCAGCATCCCGCCGTGGCCGAAGCGGCTGTGATTGGGGTGGAAGACAAGCTCAAGGGCCAGTTGCCACTTGGACTGGTGGTACTTAAAAACGGGGTGGATATCAGCGAAGAGCAGCTTAACAAAGAGCTGGTGGCGCTGGTGAGAAGCGAAATCGGCCCGGTGGCTGCCTTTAAACTGGTGAGCGCCATTCCCAAATTACCCAAGACCCGCTCAGGTAAAATTCTGCGGGCGACCATGCGCAAGATTGCTGATAATCAGGAATATGCGGTGCCCGCCACCATTGAAGATCCGGCCACGCTGGAGCTGGTGCGCAACACCCTGACCCGCATGGGCTATGGTGACGCCAGGGTCTGA
- the gndA gene encoding NADP-dependent phosphogluconate dehydrogenase — MQNHTQLHDIGVIGLGVMGKNLALNIADNGYRVAAFDLDGAKVRAAVSQSAAEVAAKPAHSNATEITGVDSLKSMLACLSSPRLLLLSVPAGAPVDGVCSALMDAGIKPEDIVIDTGNSLWTDTVKREQDYAGRFVFFSSAVSGGEVGARFGPSLMPSGKKEAWDRVAPIWRAIAAKVDNATGLPIERFEPGNPVLEGEPCTAYIGPAGSGHYVKMVHNGIEYADMQLICEAYHLLSDVLSLSAQEIAAIFERWNQGKLNSYLMGISAEVLRQPDPVTGKPLVEMILDKAGQKGTGLWTAVSSLQIGTPAPTIAEAVYARALSNQKALRSELASRLGGAEPLEGVDAKSFIDELEQALYCAKICCYAQGFQLMAMNAAEQGWELDFAAIARIWRAGCIIRATFLQSITEAYEAEPKLANLMMAESFAGALGEAQQSWRRLVSKAVLAGVPSPCITSALAYYDGYRRETLPANLLQGQRDYFGAHSFERIDTPAGEKYHLNWSSAERDLIKL, encoded by the coding sequence ATGCAAAACCACACCCAATTGCACGACATCGGGGTCATTGGCCTGGGTGTCATGGGCAAAAATCTTGCCCTCAATATCGCAGACAACGGCTATCGCGTGGCTGCCTTTGATTTGGACGGCGCCAAGGTGCGCGCAGCTGTGAGTCAGTCTGCCGCCGAAGTCGCCGCCAAACCGGCCCACAGCAACGCTACTGAGATCACCGGTGTCGATAGCCTCAAGTCGATGCTGGCCTGCTTAAGCTCTCCGCGTTTACTGCTGCTGTCGGTTCCTGCCGGCGCGCCGGTCGATGGCGTATGCTCAGCGCTGATGGATGCCGGCATCAAGCCGGAAGACATAGTTATCGACACCGGCAACAGCCTGTGGACCGATACCGTTAAGCGTGAACAGGACTACGCTGGCCGCTTTGTGTTTTTCTCTTCAGCCGTATCCGGCGGTGAAGTGGGCGCCCGTTTTGGCCCCTCTTTGATGCCGTCCGGTAAAAAAGAGGCCTGGGACAGGGTCGCACCTATCTGGCGCGCCATCGCCGCCAAGGTCGACAACGCCACAGGTCTGCCCATTGAGCGCTTCGAGCCGGGTAACCCTGTGCTGGAAGGCGAGCCCTGTACCGCCTACATAGGCCCTGCAGGCAGCGGTCACTACGTAAAGATGGTGCATAACGGCATAGAATACGCCGACATGCAGCTGATTTGCGAAGCCTACCATTTGCTCTCGGACGTGCTGTCCCTGTCTGCCCAGGAAATCGCTGCTATTTTCGAGCGTTGGAATCAGGGCAAGCTCAACAGCTACCTGATGGGCATCAGCGCCGAAGTATTGCGCCAGCCCGACCCTGTGACCGGCAAGCCGCTGGTGGAAATGATTTTGGATAAAGCCGGCCAGAAGGGCACAGGTTTGTGGACTGCGGTCAGCAGCCTGCAAATCGGCACCCCGGCGCCGACAATTGCCGAAGCCGTTTACGCCCGCGCTCTGTCTAACCAAAAGGCACTTCGCAGCGAGCTTGCCAGCCGTCTTGGCGGCGCTGAGCCGCTTGAAGGCGTTGATGCAAAAAGCTTTATTGATGAGCTGGAACAGGCGCTCTACTGCGCCAAAATTTGCTGTTATGCCCAGGGCTTCCAGCTGATGGCCATGAATGCCGCCGAGCAGGGCTGGGAGCTGGATTTTGCCGCCATTGCCCGTATTTGGCGTGCCGGTTGTATTATCCGCGCCACCTTCCTGCAGTCCATCACCGAAGCCTATGAGGCCGAGCCAAAACTTGCCAACCTGATGATGGCAGAAAGCTTTGCCGGGGCACTGGGTGAGGCGCAGCAGTCGTGGCGCCGTCTGGTGTCCAAGGCGGTACTGGCCGGTGTGCCTTCGCCCTGCATTACCTCGGCGCTGGCGTACTATGATGGTTACCGCCGCGAAACCCTGCCTGCCAATCTGTTGCAGGGTCAGCGTGACTATTTCGGTGCCCACAGCTTCGAGCGTATTGATACCCCGGCCGGGGAGAAATACCACCTCAACTGGAGCAGCGCCGAACGCGACCTGATTAAGCTCTAA
- a CDS encoding 1,4-dihydroxy-2-naphthoate polyprenyltransferase, translating to MNPWLLAIRPRTLPAAVGPLLVGNTLALTLDSFSVLIAVASMICALLLQIAVNLANDYFDFKSGVDTEERLGPVRVTQSGLIAPARVKAAMIASLLAALAVGSVLIWHGGWPIAILAAASILGALCYSGGPYPLASHGLGEVAAFVFFGLVAVVGSYYLQAGTTSVDAWILGAAIGLFNAAIMLVNNTRDISTDTKAGKRTLAVRIGEAQSRVLYQALVYLPFGLIIGSFLMGILPGWPVLLAGLSIVIARRLSREFSEISGGALNPLLGRTARLTLVFSVLFSVGLLIPVQA from the coding sequence ATGAATCCCTGGTTACTTGCTATCAGACCCCGTACTTTACCGGCCGCCGTCGGCCCCTTGTTGGTGGGCAACACCCTGGCGCTGACGCTGGACAGTTTCAGTGTGCTTATTGCCGTGGCTTCAATGATTTGCGCGCTGCTGCTGCAAATTGCCGTGAACCTGGCCAATGATTATTTCGATTTCAAAAGCGGCGTGGATACCGAAGAGCGCCTCGGCCCGGTGCGGGTTACCCAAAGTGGCTTGATTGCTCCGGCCAGGGTCAAGGCCGCCATGATTGCCTCGCTTTTGGCAGCGCTGGCGGTAGGTTCTGTGCTGATTTGGCACGGCGGCTGGCCCATTGCCATTTTGGCGGCAGCATCGATTCTGGGCGCCCTGTGTTACAGCGGCGGCCCCTACCCCCTCGCCTCACATGGTCTTGGTGAAGTCGCCGCCTTTGTGTTTTTCGGCCTGGTGGCCGTGGTCGGCAGCTATTATCTGCAGGCTGGTACCACCTCGGTAGACGCCTGGATTTTGGGGGCGGCCATTGGTCTTTTTAACGCCGCCATCATGCTGGTCAATAACACCCGTGATATCAGCACCGACACCAAGGCAGGTAAGCGCACGCTGGCCGTTCGCATCGGCGAAGCCCAGTCACGGGTGCTGTATCAGGCGCTGGTGTATCTGCCATTTGGACTTATTATCGGCAGCTTTTTGATGGGCATTCTGCCGGGCTGGCCGGTGCTGCTGGCCGGACTGTCGATTGTGATTGCCAGACGCCTGTCGCGGGAATTCAGCGAAATCAGCGGCGGCGCCTTAAACCCACTGCTTGGCCGCACTGCTCGCCTGACTCTGGTGTTCAGCGTGCTCTTTTCCGTTGGCTTACTTATTCCCGTTCAGGCGTGA
- a CDS encoding SDR family NAD(P)-dependent oxidoreductase translates to MRFDNQSALISGAASGLGRAYALALAERGARLFLVDTLQREAPEVHGLLRALTSAGASATYLCVDVSDEGGLCTLFADIERLTGGIDLLVNNAGIHTHGAFEHLTPIEFHRQLQVDLCGSFALTHGLWRGMMDRGYGRIVMTTGVSALYGDLHQSAFACAKMALVGLVNGLAAEGLPRNVMVNSLCPLAHTQMTEAHLAPQVKPLFSKEIITAALLFLLGPKAPCGRHLLAAGGSVSELCIGEHSHRYFDSDSRTPEAIAAHWGEIASAWPIHKHASGEDQILAWARRTAHEQGIKLE, encoded by the coding sequence ATGCGATTCGACAACCAGTCGGCCCTGATCTCGGGCGCGGCGTCCGGGCTTGGGCGGGCCTATGCATTGGCGCTGGCCGAAAGAGGGGCGCGGCTGTTTCTGGTGGATACCCTGCAAAGGGAGGCGCCGGAGGTGCATGGGTTGCTGCGGGCGTTAACATCGGCGGGCGCCAGTGCCACTTATCTTTGCGTGGACGTCAGTGATGAGGGCGGGCTGTGCACCCTGTTTGCTGATATCGAGCGCTTGACCGGTGGTATCGACCTTTTGGTCAACAACGCCGGTATTCATACCCATGGCGCGTTCGAGCACCTGACTCCAATCGAATTTCACCGTCAGCTGCAGGTGGATCTCTGTGGCAGTTTTGCGCTGACCCACGGCTTGTGGCGCGGCATGATGGACAGGGGCTACGGCCGGATTGTGATGACCACAGGAGTCAGTGCCCTCTATGGCGACTTGCATCAAAGTGCCTTCGCCTGTGCCAAGATGGCGCTGGTGGGGCTGGTCAACGGTCTTGCTGCTGAAGGGCTGCCGCGCAATGTGATGGTCAATAGCCTGTGCCCTCTGGCCCATACCCAGATGACCGAGGCCCACCTGGCGCCGCAGGTTAAACCGCTGTTCTCCAAAGAAATCATTACCGCCGCTTTATTGTTTCTACTCGGTCCCAAAGCGCCCTGTGGCCGACATCTGCTTGCCGCCGGTGGCAGTGTCAGCGAGCTTTGCATTGGTGAGCATAGCCACAGGTACTTTGATTCCGACTCCCGCACCCCCGAAGCCATCGCCGCCCACTGGGGGGAGATTGCTTCGGCTTGGCCCATCCACAAACACGCCAGCGGAGAAGATCAAATCCTCGCCTGGG